The following coding sequences lie in one Agarivorans sp. Alg241-V36 genomic window:
- a CDS encoding helix-turn-helix domain-containing protein yields the protein MLDSAASSPEKNCEVSLTEQKHECPVSTAIEVIGGKWKVIILYQLRGKTLRFGELKREIPKITQKTLTQQLRDLEKDKLIERKVFAEVPPRVEYTPTALAEQLNPALDLLCGWGKAYQKAHE from the coding sequence ATGTTGGATTCAGCGGCTTCTAGCCCAGAAAAAAATTGTGAAGTTTCTTTGACAGAGCAAAAGCATGAATGCCCTGTTTCTACCGCCATTGAAGTGATAGGTGGAAAATGGAAGGTGATTATCTTGTATCAGCTACGTGGTAAAACGCTGCGTTTTGGTGAGCTAAAGCGAGAAATCCCTAAAATCACCCAAAAAACCTTAACTCAACAATTGCGTGATTTAGAAAAAGATAAGCTGATAGAGCGCAAAGTATTTGCCGAAGTGCCGCCAAGAGTGGAGTACACCCCAACCGCCTTAGCCGAGCAGTTAAACCCTGCTTTAGACTTGCTGTGTGGCTGGGGAAAAGCCTATCAAAAGGCCCACGAGTAA